The sequence below is a genomic window from Etheostoma cragini isolate CJK2018 chromosome 20, CSU_Ecrag_1.0, whole genome shotgun sequence.
agagaaagatggaaaggaaaaagagagagacagaaaggagagTATTCCTTCTAATTATTAAGACCAGAGAGAATTACATGAGAACAGATCCTGTCGTCTGGTTTTTCCTAACAGAACCAGATATGCAAGCAAAACTGTGACAGTGGGTGTTGTTAAAAATAGCCGATATAAAACAGTAACAGGACTTTTTTGGTGAATAAACCGCATACAGAATTAAGACAGCAAAGTCAGCCAACACAGGCTAGTTTAATAAGAACTGGGTGTATCCCTTTTTAACACCAATATTTAGAAAGAGAAATGGAGGAAACCATGGAGATATAATTAAAATACAGCTAACTGTAAAACAATAGAGCTTTTGTAAGACATACGACCTTTAGTGTCTAAGGAGGTTAGTAAAGAGTGTATTCATTGATGGTTATGTTATAGCTTAACATTTTACTAAAATCAGTGTAGGGGAAGAGAATAATATGTATATGGTCTAAGAATACCTTTTTATCTCTTAGGTAGGACTCAATGTGTCAAAGTCAATGGGCACTGTTCAAACTGGCTTACTGCACTAAAGGGAGTACCTCAAGACTCTGTGCTTGGCCCACTTTTAGTTTCTCTTTACATAAATTATCTAAGCGttaacacatatggaattaatACTCCTTATTATGGAGATTATGTTTTGTATACCTGGGGATCCTGTTGCCCAGATGTGCTTCATAACGTCTGCCTTTACTTTGCACAAATCAAACTGAATGCAGATCCATCTAAGAtgatgttttcaaatgctagaaGGAAGACTAATGACATTGTGAAAATTGTTCAGGGTAAGACAATAAAAGCAACTTGTTAcaaatatcaaggtatttggtttgataaatatatttaatttaccacatttaaaagaattttttttgtgatttcttgTATATGAATAGATCAGTGTATTGacttttttaaccaaatcaaaCTGATTCACATATATTAGTTCTTTCTATTTCAGAGTTAGCTGAATATCTTTCCATACGTTTACCATTCATAAGGCAAATCTGAGCAAATTACTACCAAATCACAGCAAATTTCACAATGTAATCATCTCAGATCACGTCCATCACTATTATATGGACACAGGATATTATAGGATTATTATATATAGGATTATTTTCactattacagtttttttctatccatttatctgttgcctggttttgtgtgttttgtctgtatcTTTCTGTGCTGCTGTCTTGGACACAACTCGCtagcaaaaaatgtttttaacttcctAAATTTGCCTGAATAAATTAATGAGTatataaagttaaataataaacaatacacTGTACCAACCCATAGAAATGTTATCTGTCTGTGTCCCTCAAGTAGAGGAAAGGGCTGAGCCAAATATAATTAGAAACATCCCAATTCCCTTTATCTGCTTTCAGAACTCACTCATGTCAACCAGACCTTCAAAACATAATTTcagcttcctcttcctccctgtatcacacattaacacaaaatcCCAAGAAGACCAGGAAAAGAGCAGGAAAAGAGCATCCTGTCTGTCATCCTGACAGACAGGATGCATGCcggaaataataaaaaaaaaatttttggAGACATAGCAGGAACTGCTGCATCAGTGTGGTGGAAATGCATGAGTATCTAGGGACATATCTCATTTGGCTGAGTCAGAGGAAAGTTACAGGAACAAAACATTAAGCACTGGCTGTGTCTGCTGTAAGgcccctctgaaatgtagagcTGATCTGGTGGTGTGTTTATggggttatttaaaaatgggcCTCCCGACTATACTCGGATCAATATCACATAACCTGTGCTTGATTAATCTAATTTGACAGGAGGCCTCAGACAGGAATGAGATTAATGCAAAATacatgacaaacacacagatttttCGTTTTTTGGAGTAGTATTTGTGAGCATTGAGGTTGAGATAAATGTCACACACCACCCTAAGTCATCATCTGTTAATACAATTAATAAAATGCAATCACAAGAGACAACTAAGCTTAACTGCAAGCTTGTTAGTGGCAAAAATTGGTACAAATATTATTAGACTTGGCCTGGGAAGTCTGACCACGACCTGGAaatgagtgtctgtgtgtgtgtgcgcattatATCAGAAAGTAGCAAACGGGCAAGCAGCAGATTTTAacaagaaaataacagaaacacattgACTGGAGAATAAAGATCCACACTGGATTTGGATTGCCATTACATCActgtttgcatatttatttcCACATCTTCACTTGAATCAAAACTCACACTGATATCAGTTCAATGTAGCTGAAAACTGGCATCAACTAGTACAAGTGTGTACAGTTTAGCTATCCATACACACACGGTAACATGTTGGACAAAAGCATAGAGCATTGAGGCTAGAGCTACTCTGAGATTACATCAGTAGGGTCAGTGCTACATTAATTTGTGTTTCCATCCAGGGTCCCCAGAGTGGACCCACACCACAGTAGAGCAGGTCTGCcctcacaaagaaaattgacaaCATCTGGACTTGGAAACTTCTACCCATTTCACCTAGGGATTTAATGGGGTGAAAGTGTACAAGTGAGTATGTGATTTGACTGCATAGAGGGGGAAACACCCAGAGCATGTATTTTATAGCATAAAGGTCCTGTTCAGCTTGGTGTTTTGGCACCTTGTTGGACTCCCTAACACATGTAAgcaacatgttttcatgtgGAAAATGACCTCAAATTGTAACATAAGTCAAGAGGGGGCagtctcacactctctcacacacacatattacagAGTAGACATTACATCCATTGCCACAAAAGATACTTAGCAGGGATTTTCATATACAGtaacatgaataaatatgaatatggtTAAAGGCTAAACTTATTGTAGCACTATATCAcgtttagaaaaataaatactttcacAACCACTTCACATTATCTTCGCCATACCACGTTATAATGTTTTGTATCTGTTCCTATATAATAGAGTCAATATTCTTGCTACACTGATCAAAATCAGCTGAAGCTCCAAGCAAAGCCAGTCCCAGCTGTTTGGGGCTCAGCAGCCATGCCACTGGTTGTCAGAGTCTCTATAGTGAGCTGCTCGATTATGGGGAAAGAAATACTATCAAGATTATTTTTAGTCAATATTAAATCACGATAATTTACCACGATTAATTGTTGACTTCTGGatagatgttgcaattatttaacataaaaaactgtagaaaaagtgaaataaatcaacagtaaaaaaaacatacaactgTGAAATTTGCCTGAATACTTCTCCTGTTTGTGTAGCCGGGTTGGCtgagttggtagagcaggcgcacacatctagaggtttactcctcgacacatcagccgtgggtttgactccaacctgcggcccttatCTGCacgtcatccccccccccatctctcccctttcacgtcttcatctgtcctgtggaaataaaggtctaaaatgcccaaaaaactatctttaaccctcatgttgtcctcagtttaaattgacccgttttcctatatcaatgttctttttaaattaccCAATTataattaaccaaaataacatgattgattccacacaaagctctttggcaagtacaaatctctactttcattaattttggggtgtcttattcaattttatagcatttgaaaaaaaaaacttgtgtggttttgaaatagtattaactaaaagttgacatattccagtctgtaattatccaCTACATTGTAATTGTGTACATACATttggtatcttttttttttattgaccataagttccaaaaataactgtaaaaactgaagttaatagtgttaaaaacatcaaaaaaagtgacaaacattgaaaaaaaaatcatcaaaagtgatgaaaaaagggacaaaaacgttagaaaagttaaaaacatcatcaacaaaaagtgttgattttcaattttaacgggaagacaaccattttttttgatgagctaaatcattatttttcttgatctttctgtttttgtgatcattgggAGCCAAAATTATATTTAGGATTAATTttcgattaattgcacagccctactcTACAGCTATGTCATCGGTTGTTATGGTCTCACTGGCTACTGCATTGGCTGTCTGAGACTCGTTTGACGTTCCGCTGAGTTCAAAAGGGGgggaagctgctgctgctgctactgctgctgttgttgttgtcagacTACTTGCAACACTGGTTATTGCCGCTATTGCGCTGTTGGTTCCTGCGCTGGCTTTCATTCTTACTGCTGATTTCTGATCTGTTAGAGGACTTTCCGAATTTGATGAAGAAACAGGATACAATGCTTGGTTGACCACTAAACAGGGGCTGGTTGCCTGGCCATCAGAAaagaagttgttgttgttgttgttgttgttgttattcagCTGTGTGGTTACAGAGGAATCTGTTGGTTTTTCAGTTGCGGCCGGTGGATTTGTAGTCCATGAATCCTGGTTGAAGTCTGAAACTTGGTGGACGACTATGGGAATTGGAGTGACCTGATTTAACCCGTTGGCTACATGGTTGCTTGTAGAAGGCTGATTGACTTCATTACTAATAGCTGACTGCCAGTTATTGGACCAGAGGACTGCTGTAATGCTGCAGGGGAAATAAAATCAGAACCAAGTTgttaatgtgagaaaaaaaaagtttgctttaaaatgtattcttgaTACTCTTATGTTCTTTGCGAGACCAGATGTCCAGAGTTAGCCAAATGGGTTATagatttgaattaaaaaatggattggatcacattttacacacattttggagTGATATTTGGCTTCTGAATTCAGtgtttaaaactatttttcttttttcctaagCAAACAAATAAGAAAAGTCTGTAACCGAAATGAAAGCACATTGAAAGTGCATTTTGTCAGTGTCCTGTGAACATAGGAAAACCCAATTTCATAATCTGTATAGATCAATAGTTGAACTATTTGCTCAACCAATAacgaaaaaaatgataaaaatcaCCATAATTGGTGGCATCTGGTTTTCAGTGGACAGGAATTGTAATTTGGTAGCGCTGTGTGaaattcacatgtttttttccacgAAGCATAAAGAAACAATAAGGGACAAGCATGCATTATTTTAGTTCTATAAAAGATTTAGAGTCAAGGTGTTGTAAAGCCGACACACAGACCTGGCCAGCTGCTTCTGAAGCTCCTGAGCCTGTTGGTTGCACTGGTCGAAATAACAAGCCTGAGCCTCCACAAAGTCAGTCAGGCTCCGCATGTGGTTGgtctggggggaaaaaataatcaacataatgCAAGACACATAAATCAGACAGATGAAACAACatattttagtaattttaatagtcaaataaatataaaaaaatttgatatatatttataatatatatatttatgtttttgatttattatatatatatatatatatatatatatatatatatatatatatatatatatatattaaatcaaaaacataatttgcatCCTTTATTGagaaaatcccattttttttggggggggggggggggattctctCCATTTGAGGatatatttaatgaaaaactaaagtaaaagaTTTATTGCAtctatatgtttttatttaaaactgtaaacaataTAGTGTTTTGCCGAGCAGTGGGTATGTGTGTATGGGTATGGGTATGTATGGGAAAACCTACcgatacaaaaatacacacacacacacaacaaacaagcttaggagaaatgtgtgtgtgtgcacatacatgAGTGTGGCTGATTCCTTCCACAACTTGTCTTGCGATTTCCGCCTGTCGATCGAAAAGACTCTGACAGATCCTCTGCTCCATCTCtgcctgcatgcatgcatgcacgcacacaaatattttatgttt
It includes:
- the LOC117935593 gene encoding endophilin-B1-like; this encodes MDLTRLAVDAGQFINRAVQYTEESLGHADKTELDPGLEELFSRADATKTCTDKIISQTEVLLQPNAGMRLEDRLYEHLDWSVPPRPRAHEDLGDQMIQAGMEIGSNTPYGTALLRCGEAQKQLGQAERKFAQSSNIHFITPLKSFTEGEYRAMQDERKMLVNKRLDLDIAKTRLRKAHDADQEGRNLNANPLEDDYLSHVSFMFSFLRVKWLKMWAQEISQAEMEQRICQSLFDRQAEIARQVVEGISHTHTNHMRSLTDFVEAQACYFDQCNQQAQELQKQLASITAVLWSNNWQSAISNEVNQPSTSNHVANGLNQVTPIPIVVHQVSDFNQDSWTTNPPAATEKPTDSSVTTQLNNNNNNNNNNFFSDGQATSPCLVVNQALYPVSSSNSESPLTDQKSAVRMKASAGTNSAIAAITSVASSLTTTTAAVAAAAASPPFELSGTSNESQTANAVASETITTDDIAIETLTTSGMAAEPQTAGTGFAWSFS